From a single Stackebrandtia endophytica genomic region:
- the sufB gene encoding Fe-S cluster assembly protein SufB: MTDTSKAAPLSQEETLAALGNYEYGWADSDTAGASAQRGLSEAVVRDISAKKDEPQWMLDLRLKGLKLFGRKPMPHWGADLSGIDFDNIKYFVRSTEQQAASWEDLPEDIKNTYDRLGIPEAEKQRLVAGVAAQYESEVVYHKIRDDLEEKGVIFLDTDTGLKEHPEIFQEYFGSVIPVGDNKFAALNTATWSGGSFIYVPKGVHVDIPLQAYFRINTENMGQFERTLIIADEGSYVHYVEGCTAPIYSSDSLHSAVVEIIVKKNARVRYTTIQNWSNNVYNLVTKRAVAEAGATMEWVDGNLGSKVTMKYPAVVMTGEHAKGEVLSVAMAGAGQHQDAGAKMTHAAPHTSSSIISKSIARGGGRTSYRGLVQVNDGSHHSKSTVKCDALLVDNISRSDTYPYVDVREDDVQMGHEATVSKVSDDQLFYLMSRGLTEDEAMAMIVRGFIEPVAKELPMEYALELNRLIELQMEGAVG, encoded by the coding sequence ATGACTGACACCAGCAAAGCCGCACCATTGAGCCAGGAAGAGACGCTTGCCGCCCTGGGCAACTATGAGTACGGCTGGGCCGACTCGGACACGGCGGGCGCCTCGGCTCAACGTGGTCTGTCCGAGGCCGTGGTGCGCGACATCTCCGCCAAGAAGGACGAACCGCAGTGGATGTTGGACCTGCGGCTCAAGGGCTTGAAGCTGTTCGGCCGCAAACCCATGCCGCACTGGGGCGCCGACCTGTCGGGCATCGACTTCGACAACATCAAGTACTTCGTGCGTTCCACCGAGCAGCAGGCGGCCTCGTGGGAGGACCTGCCCGAGGACATCAAGAACACCTACGACCGGCTCGGTATCCCCGAGGCCGAGAAGCAGCGTCTCGTGGCGGGGGTCGCCGCGCAGTACGAGAGCGAAGTCGTCTACCACAAGATCCGTGATGACCTGGAGGAGAAGGGTGTCATCTTCCTGGACACCGACACCGGTCTGAAGGAGCACCCGGAGATCTTCCAGGAGTACTTCGGCTCGGTCATCCCGGTCGGCGACAACAAATTCGCCGCGTTGAACACCGCCACCTGGAGTGGTGGCTCGTTCATCTACGTGCCCAAGGGCGTCCACGTCGACATCCCGTTGCAGGCGTACTTCCGCATCAACACCGAGAACATGGGGCAGTTCGAGCGCACCCTCATCATCGCCGACGAGGGCTCCTACGTGCACTACGTCGAGGGATGCACCGCGCCGATCTACTCCTCGGACAGCCTGCACTCGGCGGTGGTGGAGATCATCGTCAAGAAGAACGCCCGCGTCCGGTACACGACCATCCAGAACTGGTCCAACAACGTCTACAACCTGGTCACCAAGCGCGCGGTCGCCGAAGCCGGGGCCACCATGGAGTGGGTCGACGGCAACCTGGGTTCCAAGGTCACCATGAAGTACCCCGCCGTCGTCATGACCGGTGAGCACGCCAAGGGCGAGGTTCTGTCGGTGGCGATGGCCGGTGCCGGCCAGCACCAGGACGCCGGTGCCAAGATGACCCACGCCGCGCCGCACACCTCGTCGTCGATCATCTCGAAGTCGATCGCCCGAGGCGGTGGCCGTACGTCGTACCGCGGCCTGGTGCAGGTCAACGACGGCTCCCACCACTCCAAGAGCACCGTCAAGTGCGACGCGCTGCTGGTGGACAACATCTCCCGGTCGGACACCTACCCCTACGTCGACGTCCGAGAGGACGACGTGCAGATGGGACACGAGGCCACCGTCTCCAAGGTCAGCGACGACCAGTTGTTCTACCTGATGAGTCGCGGGCTCACCGAGGATGAGGCCATGGCCATGATCGTGCGCGGGTTCATCGAGCCGGTCGCCAAGGAGCTGCCGATGGAGTACGCCTTGGAGCTCAACCGCCTCATCGAACTGCAGATGGAAGGGGCCGTCGGGTGA
- the tkt gene encoding transketolase, whose amino-acid sequence MRVEQPSFALRRQPVSTAALDWSDLDQRGVDTVRVLAIDAVERAGNGHPGTAMSLAPAAYLLFQRVMKHDPSDPNWAGRDRFVLSCGHSSLTLYIQLYLAGYGLELDDLKALRQWDSKTPGHPEHGHTVGVETTTGPLGQGIANAVGMAIAARRERGLFDPDAPAGTSPFDHHIFAFCSDGDVQEGISHEASALAGTQQLGNLVVLYDDNQISIEDDTRVALSEDVDARYRAYGWHTQTVDWRAGGSYHENIEQLFEALEAAKRVTDRPSFISLKTIIGWPAPSKQNTGAIHGSKLGADEAAATKEILGFDAAQSFQVDADVLEHTRGVRERGHAEHRRWLAGFEKWATDNPRNKELFDRMSRRELPAGWTSALPEFDADDKGVATRVASGKVLSALAPVLPELWGGSADLAGSNNTTMDGEPSFLPTEQATKMFPGHPYGRTLHFGIREHAMAAICNGIALHGGTRPYGGTFLVFSDYMRPAVRLAALMKLPVTFVWTHDSVGLGEDGPTHQPVEHLSALRAIPGLDVVRPADANETVWAWRGALEHTDRPTALALTRQNVRTFNRDEVGSAEGTLRGGYVLADADGGTPDVIIIATGSEVGLAMDARTELQASGVATRVVSMPCREWFDAQDEAYRDSVLLPGVRARVTVEAGVAMSWYDLLGDAGVPVSIEHFGASAPYQRLFEEFGFTVENVVAAARESLTKATR is encoded by the coding sequence ATGCGTGTCGAGCAGCCGTCGTTTGCCTTGAGGAGGCAACCAGTGTCCACTGCAGCACTTGATTGGTCCGATCTCGATCAGCGGGGGGTCGATACCGTCCGAGTCTTGGCGATCGACGCGGTGGAGCGAGCCGGCAACGGCCACCCCGGGACGGCGATGAGTTTGGCTCCGGCGGCGTATCTGCTGTTCCAGCGGGTCATGAAGCATGATCCGTCCGACCCGAACTGGGCCGGACGCGACCGCTTCGTTCTCTCTTGTGGGCATTCGAGCCTCACGCTCTACATCCAGCTGTACCTGGCCGGATACGGGCTGGAACTCGATGACCTGAAAGCGTTGCGGCAGTGGGATTCCAAGACTCCGGGGCACCCGGAGCACGGACACACCGTCGGCGTCGAGACCACGACCGGGCCGCTGGGGCAGGGCATCGCCAACGCCGTCGGTATGGCGATAGCGGCACGTCGGGAGCGTGGACTGTTCGACCCCGACGCCCCGGCGGGCACCTCCCCCTTCGATCACCACATCTTCGCCTTCTGCTCCGACGGAGACGTTCAAGAGGGCATCAGCCACGAGGCCAGCGCCCTGGCCGGAACACAGCAGCTGGGCAACCTGGTCGTCCTGTACGACGACAACCAGATCTCCATCGAGGACGACACGCGCGTCGCGTTGAGCGAGGACGTCGACGCCCGGTACCGCGCCTACGGTTGGCACACGCAGACCGTCGACTGGCGCGCCGGCGGCTCCTACCACGAGAACATCGAGCAGCTGTTCGAAGCGTTGGAGGCCGCCAAACGGGTCACCGACCGCCCGTCGTTCATCTCGCTGAAGACCATCATCGGCTGGCCCGCGCCAAGCAAGCAGAACACCGGCGCGATCCACGGCTCCAAGCTCGGTGCCGACGAGGCCGCCGCCACCAAGGAGATCCTCGGGTTCGACGCGGCCCAGAGCTTCCAGGTCGACGCCGACGTTCTGGAACACACCCGCGGGGTACGCGAACGCGGGCACGCCGAGCACCGGCGTTGGCTGGCCGGGTTCGAGAAGTGGGCGACAGACAACCCGCGGAACAAGGAACTCTTCGACCGGATGTCTCGTCGCGAGCTTCCGGCGGGTTGGACGTCGGCGTTGCCCGAGTTCGACGCCGACGACAAGGGTGTGGCCACCCGGGTGGCCTCGGGCAAGGTGCTGTCGGCGTTGGCGCCGGTGCTGCCGGAGTTGTGGGGCGGCTCGGCCGACCTGGCCGGAAGCAACAACACCACGATGGACGGTGAACCGTCGTTCCTGCCGACCGAGCAGGCCACCAAGATGTTCCCCGGCCACCCCTACGGGCGGACCCTCCACTTCGGTATCCGGGAACACGCGATGGCGGCCATCTGCAACGGCATCGCGTTGCACGGCGGAACCCGGCCATACGGCGGAACCTTCCTGGTCTTCAGCGACTACATGCGTCCGGCGGTGCGCCTGGCGGCCCTGATGAAGCTGCCGGTCACGTTCGTCTGGACCCACGACTCGGTCGGCCTGGGCGAGGACGGTCCGACGCACCAACCCGTCGAGCACCTGTCGGCGCTTCGCGCCATCCCCGGCCTCGACGTGGTTCGGCCCGCCGACGCCAATGAGACGGTGTGGGCGTGGCGAGGGGCGCTGGAACACACCGACCGCCCCACCGCACTGGCCCTGACACGTCAGAACGTCCGCACCTTCAACCGGGACGAGGTCGGCTCGGCCGAGGGCACCCTGCGGGGCGGCTACGTGCTGGCCGATGCGGATGGTGGAACTCCCGACGTGATCATCATCGCCACCGGCAGCGAAGTCGGTCTGGCGATGGACGCCCGGACGGAACTTCAGGCCTCCGGCGTGGCCACCCGCGTGGTGTCGATGCCGTGTCGCGAGTGGTTCGACGCCCAAGACGAGGCCTACCGCGACAGTGTCCTGCTGCCTGGGGTCCGGGCACGGGTCACCGTCGAGGCGGGCGTGGCGATGTCCTGGTACGACCTGCTGGGTGACGCCGGCGTGCCGGTGAGCATCGAGCACTTCGGTGCCAGCGCCCCCTACCAACGGTTGTTCGAGGAGTTCGGCTTCACCGTCGAGAACGTCGTGGCGGCGGCTCGCGAGTCGCTGACGAAGGCCACGCGCTAA
- a CDS encoding heme o synthase has protein sequence MRRNSMSATDTAPEPSVSPARARTLVVNTGTEPASAPPRATPGAVLKAYIALTKPRIVELLLITTVPAMFLAARLADNGLPNLLTVIVVVIGGAMAAGAANALNCYLDRDIDHLMRRTSRRPIPLHTIAPEHALVFGLILSVVSIALIWTFTNLLAAALTLAAIAYYDLVYTLWLKRTTAANTVWGGVCGAAPVLIGWAAVTGTLSWEAWILFAVVFFWQPPHFWALAIKYKDDYAAAGIPMLPVVASLRRVGLESVIYAWLTLITSLALWPLATTPVYGVVALVTGGMFCLEAHKMHNRARRGENVKPMRLFHWSTSYLTLLFVAVAVDSFLL, from the coding sequence ATGCGTAGAAACTCGATGTCCGCCACCGACACCGCGCCGGAGCCTTCGGTGTCGCCCGCACGCGCGCGGACACTTGTCGTGAACACCGGCACCGAGCCCGCTTCCGCGCCGCCCCGCGCCACACCCGGGGCGGTGTTGAAGGCCTACATTGCCTTGACCAAGCCGCGGATCGTGGAGCTGCTGCTCATCACGACGGTCCCGGCCATGTTCCTGGCCGCGCGGTTGGCCGACAACGGTCTCCCCAACCTACTGACCGTGATCGTCGTCGTGATCGGCGGCGCCATGGCCGCCGGAGCGGCCAACGCGCTCAACTGCTACCTCGATCGTGACATCGATCATCTGATGCGTCGCACCTCGCGTCGCCCGATTCCGCTGCACACCATCGCGCCCGAGCACGCCCTGGTCTTCGGACTGATCCTCAGCGTGGTGTCGATCGCGTTGATCTGGACGTTCACCAACCTGTTGGCCGCCGCGCTGACGTTGGCGGCCATCGCCTACTACGACCTGGTCTACACGTTGTGGCTCAAGCGGACCACCGCCGCCAACACCGTGTGGGGCGGCGTGTGCGGTGCGGCCCCGGTCCTCATCGGCTGGGCCGCCGTCACCGGCACCCTGTCGTGGGAGGCCTGGATCCTGTTCGCGGTGGTCTTCTTCTGGCAACCGCCGCACTTCTGGGCGCTGGCCATCAAGTACAAGGACGACTACGCCGCCGCGGGCATACCGATGCTCCCGGTCGTGGCGTCGCTTCGCCGGGTCGGATTGGAATCGGTCATCTACGCGTGGCTGACCCTGATCACCTCACTGGCGCTGTGGCCATTGGCGACCACTCCCGTCTACGGCGTGGTGGCGCTGGTCACCGGCGGCATGTTCTGCCTCGAGGCCCACAAGATGCACAACCGGGCCCGTCGCGGTGAGAACGTCAAACCGATGCGGCTGTTCCACTGGTCGACCTCGTACCTGACCCTGCTGTTCGTCGCGGTGGCCGTGGACTCGTTCCTGCTGTAA
- the sufD gene encoding Fe-S cluster assembly protein SufD, with product MSVTEQTATEARPNVTGAVETSDKVASHLHPEGSFNVEDHPMPNGREEIWRFTPLRRLAGALEHRPSDEGAAEYQVYEPEGIQVGTLAQGEAPRGSVLLPSDRAAAIASAETPQALHIKVPAETVVPEPVTVTVTGAADKRSNAHYVLQVGEFAKVTLLLDHRGSGVHTGNLEVLVGDGAEVTVVSVQDWARDAVHLGQHEAVIGRDASYKHIVVSLGGDLVRLNSNVRYAGTGASADLLGLYFADAGQHLEHRQFVDHNAPHTRSNVDYKGALQGQDARTVWVGDVLIRKVAEQIETYEINRNLVLTDGAQADSVPNLEIETGEIVSAGHASATGRFDDEQLFYLQSRGISETEARRLVVRGFFADLLGRIGIESVRERLTEAIEQRLEKAGV from the coding sequence TTGTCCGTTACTGAGCAAACCGCGACCGAAGCGCGACCCAACGTGACCGGGGCCGTGGAGACCTCCGACAAGGTGGCCAGCCACCTGCACCCGGAGGGTTCCTTCAACGTCGAGGATCACCCGATGCCCAACGGGCGGGAGGAGATCTGGCGGTTCACGCCGCTGCGCCGGTTGGCCGGGGCGTTGGAACACCGTCCCAGCGACGAGGGCGCCGCCGAGTACCAGGTCTACGAACCCGAGGGCATCCAGGTGGGAACACTGGCCCAGGGTGAGGCACCGCGTGGATCGGTGTTGCTGCCGAGCGACCGCGCCGCCGCGATCGCCTCGGCCGAGACCCCGCAGGCGCTGCACATCAAGGTGCCCGCGGAGACCGTCGTGCCCGAACCGGTCACCGTGACCGTGACCGGCGCCGCCGACAAGCGCAGCAACGCCCACTACGTACTGCAGGTGGGGGAGTTCGCCAAGGTGACGCTGCTGCTGGACCACCGTGGATCGGGGGTGCACACTGGCAACCTCGAGGTTCTGGTCGGAGACGGCGCCGAGGTCACCGTGGTCTCGGTGCAGGACTGGGCTCGCGACGCGGTTCACCTGGGACAGCATGAGGCGGTCATCGGCCGTGACGCCTCCTATAAGCACATCGTGGTGTCGCTGGGCGGCGACCTGGTGCGCCTGAACTCCAACGTGCGCTACGCCGGAACCGGCGCCTCCGCCGACCTCCTCGGCCTGTACTTCGCCGACGCCGGTCAGCACCTGGAGCACCGTCAGTTCGTCGACCACAACGCGCCGCACACCCGCAGCAACGTCGACTACAAGGGCGCTCTGCAGGGCCAGGACGCCAGGACGGTGTGGGTCGGTGACGTGCTGATCCGTAAGGTCGCCGAGCAGATCGAGACCTACGAGATCAACCGCAACCTGGTTCTCACCGATGGCGCTCAGGCCGACTCGGTTCCCAACCTGGAGATCGAGACCGGTGAGATCGTCAGCGCCGGCCACGCCAGCGCGACCGGCCGCTTCGACGACGAGCAGCTGTTCTACCTACAGTCGCGGGGTATCTCCGAGACCGAGGCGCGCCGCCTGGTCGTGCGGGGCTTCTTCGCCGACCTGTTGGGCCGCATCGGCATCGAGTCGGTGCGTGAACGGTTGACCGAGGCCATCGAGCAGCGGTTGGAAAAGGCCGGGGTGTGA
- a CDS encoding bifunctional 3-phenylpropionate/cinnamic acid dioxygenase ferredoxin subunit, with translation MDTTNDTFHRICAVTDLPANEAIRAEVDGVPIALVHTEGEVYAIYDECSHAAVALSEGDVEGCTLECWLHGSRFDLRTGDPTGLPATVSVKVYPVEIRDGDVYLSLTPKN, from the coding sequence ATGGACACCACCAATGACACCTTCCACCGCATCTGCGCGGTGACCGACCTGCCCGCCAACGAGGCGATCCGGGCCGAGGTCGACGGAGTACCGATCGCGCTGGTGCACACCGAGGGCGAGGTGTACGCGATCTACGACGAGTGTTCGCACGCCGCGGTCGCGCTGTCGGAGGGTGACGTGGAGGGCTGCACGCTGGAGTGCTGGCTGCACGGTTCCCGCTTCGACCTGCGCACCGGTGACCCCACGGGGCTGCCCGCCACGGTTTCGGTGAAGGTGTATCCGGTGGAGATCCGCGACGGCGACGTCTACTTGAGCCTCACCCCCAAGAACTAA
- a CDS encoding COX15/CtaA family protein: MSPIWVRRLSLTNVVVNVLIIVTGGAVRLTGSGLGCPTWPNCQPGAFHATPEMGIHGAIEWSNRLFGFVVAVVAIATLLATVLRKPRRTSLIKLALLVAIGVPLQAIIGLITVTTDLNPWVVSCHFLVSVGVLAAAYLGYVRSGEPDGVVEQSTPPAFRLLARLITVVSLTAIVLGVIVTGSGPHAGDPDSPRIPLDSAAMAQLHVDSVFLLLGLTVAAGLAAVALKAPARVTKAIWVLLGIELAQGGIGFVQFFTGLPEVLVGAHMLGSAILWMAALNVLVSIRVRHPLPQPRSPGAAESTVADIESDEPAEPLTPVEK, translated from the coding sequence GTGTCACCTATTTGGGTGCGGCGGCTGAGCCTGACCAACGTCGTCGTCAACGTTCTCATCATCGTCACCGGCGGCGCCGTCCGCCTCACCGGTTCCGGCTTGGGCTGCCCCACTTGGCCGAACTGCCAGCCCGGAGCGTTCCACGCGACGCCCGAGATGGGAATCCACGGCGCGATCGAATGGAGCAACCGCCTGTTCGGCTTCGTCGTCGCCGTGGTCGCGATCGCCACCCTGCTGGCGACCGTCCTCCGCAAACCCCGCCGCACGTCACTGATCAAGTTGGCGTTGCTGGTGGCCATCGGTGTCCCGTTGCAGGCGATCATCGGCCTCATCACGGTCACCACCGACCTCAATCCGTGGGTCGTCAGCTGCCACTTCCTCGTCTCGGTCGGGGTGTTGGCAGCGGCGTACCTGGGCTATGTCCGCTCCGGAGAACCCGACGGGGTCGTCGAACAGTCGACACCGCCGGCGTTCCGACTGTTGGCCCGGTTGATCACGGTGGTGAGCCTGACCGCGATCGTGCTCGGCGTGATCGTCACCGGCAGCGGGCCGCACGCCGGCGACCCGGACTCACCACGCATACCGCTGGACTCGGCGGCGATGGCCCAGCTACACGTGGACTCGGTCTTCCTGCTGCTGGGACTGACCGTCGCCGCGGGACTGGCGGCGGTGGCGTTGAAGGCCCCGGCCCGGGTGACCAAGGCGATCTGGGTGCTGTTGGGGATCGAACTCGCACAGGGCGGCATCGGGTTCGTCCAGTTCTTCACCGGACTGCCCGAGGTGCTGGTAGGTGCTCACATGCTGGGCTCGGCAATCCTGTGGATGGCGGCCCTGAACGTCCTGGTGTCGATCCGGGTGCGGCATCCACTGCCGCAACCTCGTTCGCCCGGCGCCGCCGAGTCGACGGTTGCCGATATCGAGTCGGATGAACCGGCCGAGCCGCTGACGCCCGTTGAGAAGTGA
- a CDS encoding CPBP family intramembrane glutamic endopeptidase, producing the protein MSHNRRVLAVLAIIVTALGMVSVANRIGPGHTGVVLEPLVAVALILLARRAGLSWHDLGLSRRTWWKGLKYALVGILAVSVLYAIAALIPLTRQAFLDGRYQLHTGAALLTALVFIPLGTILLEEIAFRGVLMGLFGQRNKAWLAVLVSSVMFGAWHIVPAAALGANRLISEIFGAGPLAQAALIAAVVAFTGLAGWLLCEIRRRSGSLIATAGLHWATNGLGVLLTSALWSLRIV; encoded by the coding sequence GTGTCCCACAACCGACGCGTGTTGGCGGTCCTGGCGATCATCGTCACCGCTTTGGGCATGGTGAGTGTCGCCAACCGGATCGGCCCCGGGCACACCGGCGTGGTCCTGGAACCACTGGTCGCCGTCGCGTTGATCCTGTTGGCGCGTCGGGCGGGCCTGAGCTGGCATGACCTGGGTCTGTCCCGTCGCACCTGGTGGAAGGGACTCAAATACGCGTTGGTCGGCATCCTGGCCGTCAGCGTGCTCTACGCGATCGCCGCGCTCATTCCACTGACCCGGCAGGCCTTCCTGGACGGCCGGTACCAGCTCCACACCGGTGCCGCCCTGCTCACGGCACTGGTGTTCATCCCGCTGGGAACGATCCTGCTTGAGGAGATCGCGTTCCGCGGCGTCTTGATGGGCCTGTTCGGGCAACGCAACAAGGCGTGGCTGGCCGTTCTGGTGTCCTCGGTCATGTTCGGCGCCTGGCACATCGTGCCTGCGGCGGCGTTGGGCGCCAATCGATTGATCTCGGAGATCTTCGGCGCCGGGCCGCTGGCACAAGCGGCGCTGATCGCCGCCGTCGTGGCCTTCACCGGACTGGCCGGCTGGCTGCTGTGCGAGATACGGCGACGCAGTGGCAGCCTCATCGCCACCGCCGGTCTACATTGGGCCACCAACGGTCTGGGAGTTCTGCTCACCAGCGCACTGTGGTCGTTGCGGATCGTGTGA
- a CDS encoding helix-turn-helix transcriptional regulator codes for MENEATRSQPSGCATPEGTASSGSPVDTRRRVAELLLQNGQATARQLAAAIGITHVAVRKHLDAMAADGLVEFREPVAKATGRGRGRPARTYRLAPAARDTFGHHYDDLATQALRWIHQHGGPAAVTAFAGDQVSALEERCRNALADAGDDPLARATALAEALSAEGYAATAKAIANGGQLCQHHCPVAHAAAEFPQLCEAETEVISRLVGHHVQRLATIANGDGVCTTYIPGVSGAGLKSTTAIETPQVRNR; via the coding sequence GTGGAAAACGAAGCGACCCGGTCGCAGCCGTCGGGCTGCGCGACACCCGAGGGGACGGCGTCTTCCGGTTCACCGGTCGACACCCGCCGCCGGGTCGCTGAACTGCTGCTTCAAAACGGTCAGGCCACCGCTCGACAACTGGCGGCCGCCATCGGCATCACACACGTCGCGGTGCGCAAGCACCTGGACGCGATGGCCGCCGACGGGCTCGTCGAGTTCAGGGAACCCGTGGCCAAGGCCACCGGCCGCGGCAGGGGGCGACCAGCTCGCACCTACCGGTTGGCCCCCGCGGCGCGCGACACGTTCGGGCACCACTACGACGACCTCGCCACCCAGGCGTTGCGTTGGATCCACCAACACGGCGGACCCGCTGCCGTCACCGCCTTCGCCGGTGACCAGGTGTCGGCCCTGGAGGAACGCTGCCGGAACGCCCTGGCCGATGCCGGAGACGACCCGCTGGCCCGTGCCACCGCACTGGCCGAGGCACTGTCGGCCGAGGGGTACGCGGCCACCGCCAAGGCCATCGCCAACGGCGGCCAGCTGTGCCAGCACCACTGCCCGGTCGCTCACGCCGCCGCCGAGTTCCCGCAGTTGTGCGAGGCCGAGACCGAGGTGATCAGCCGCCTGGTCGGCCACCACGTACAACGACTAGCCACCATCGCCAACGGCGACGGGGTATGCACGACCTACATTCCCGGCGTATCGGGCGCCGGGCTAAAGTCCACAACCGCTATTGAAACGCCGCAGGTGAGGAACCGATGA
- a CDS encoding ATP-grasp domain-containing protein — MTAVAIVTCAELPELDPDEAALLAPLRELGLTVTPQVWTDESVDWDKFDLTVLRCAWDYAEQRDRFITWAKGVPRLHNGADLIEWNTDKRYLADLAAAAVPVVPTTWLPPSGEVSLPTRGEWVLKPSIGAGSRNAGRYQMETQAVEAADHVAALHRSGLTVMAQPYMSDVDVNGERALVYIDGEFSHAIRKGAMLEGPYRGLDELYKAETITPLTVDDADRELAETALAAVPTDRTLLYARVDLVESQVGTVVLEVEVAEPSLFFGHDPESAARLARAIARRV; from the coding sequence ATGACAGCCGTCGCGATCGTCACCTGTGCCGAACTACCCGAGCTCGACCCGGACGAGGCGGCGCTGTTGGCGCCGCTTCGAGAGCTGGGACTGACCGTCACACCACAGGTGTGGACCGACGAGTCGGTTGACTGGGACAAGTTCGACCTGACCGTTCTGCGGTGCGCCTGGGACTACGCCGAACAACGCGACCGGTTCATCACCTGGGCCAAAGGCGTGCCTCGACTGCACAACGGCGCCGATTTGATCGAGTGGAACACCGACAAGCGGTATCTGGCGGACCTGGCCGCGGCCGCGGTGCCGGTGGTACCGACCACCTGGCTGCCGCCCAGCGGTGAGGTGAGTCTGCCGACACGGGGTGAATGGGTGCTCAAACCCTCGATCGGGGCCGGCAGCCGCAACGCCGGTCGCTATCAGATGGAGACGCAGGCCGTCGAGGCCGCCGACCACGTGGCCGCCCTCCACCGCAGCGGCCTGACGGTCATGGCGCAGCCCTATATGTCTGATGTGGATGTCAATGGGGAACGGGCGCTGGTCTACATCGACGGAGAATTCTCACACGCGATCCGCAAGGGCGCGATGCTGGAAGGCCCCTATCGGGGACTGGACGAGTTGTACAAGGCCGAGACCATCACCCCGTTGACCGTCGACGACGCCGACCGGGAGCTCGCCGAAACCGCGCTGGCCGCGGTTCCCACCGACCGGACCCTGCTGTATGCGCGGGTCGACCTGGTCGAGTCGCAGGTGGGTACGGTCGTCCTGGAGGTCGAGGTCGCCGAACCCAGCCTGTTCTTCGGGCACGACCCGGAATCGGCGGCCCGGTTGGCTCGGGCCATCGCGCGGCGGGTGTGA
- the sufC gene encoding Fe-S cluster assembly ATPase SufC, which yields MSTLSIRDLQVSVNIGEGEDKQILHGVDLTINSGETHAIMGPNGSGKSTLAYSIAGHPKYTITGGSVTLDGEDVLAMSVDERARAGVFLAMQYPVEVPGVSVANFLRTAKTALEGEAPKLRTWMKDLKSAMSDLQMDPEFAQRNVNEGFSGGEKKRHEIMQLELLKPKMAILDETDSGLDIDALRVVSEGVNRAKEQTDAGVLLITHYTRILRYIKPDFVHVFVGGRIVEEGGPELSERLEAEGYERYAAGAGAAKIGD from the coding sequence ATGAGCACGCTTTCCATTCGGGACCTTCAGGTGTCGGTGAACATCGGCGAGGGTGAGGACAAGCAGATCCTGCACGGGGTCGACCTGACCATCAACTCCGGTGAGACCCACGCGATCATGGGACCCAACGGTTCCGGTAAGTCCACGTTGGCCTACTCGATCGCCGGACACCCCAAGTACACGATCACCGGTGGCTCGGTGACCCTCGACGGCGAGGACGTGTTGGCCATGAGCGTTGACGAGCGCGCTCGCGCCGGTGTCTTCCTGGCCATGCAGTACCCGGTCGAGGTTCCCGGTGTATCGGTTGCCAACTTCCTGCGCACCGCCAAGACCGCGTTGGAGGGTGAGGCACCGAAGCTGCGGACGTGGATGAAGGACCTGAAGTCGGCCATGTCGGACTTGCAGATGGACCCGGAGTTCGCGCAGCGCAACGTCAACGAGGGCTTCTCCGGTGGTGAGAAGAAGCGCCACGAGATCATGCAGCTGGAGCTGCTGAAGCCGAAGATGGCGATCCTCGACGAGACCGACTCCGGTCTGGACATCGACGCGTTGCGTGTGGTGAGCGAGGGCGTCAACCGCGCCAAGGAGCAGACCGACGCCGGTGTCCTGCTGATCACCCACTACACCCGGATCCTGCGCTACATCAAGCCGGACTTCGTTCACGTCTTCGTCGGCGGTCGCATCGTCGAAGAGGGCGGGCCGGAACTGTCCGAGCGCCTGGAGGCCGAGGGATACGAGCGCTACGCGGCCGGAGCCGGTGCCGCCAAGATCGGAGACTGA